Proteins encoded together in one Verrucomicrobiia bacterium window:
- the pstS gene encoding phosphate ABC transporter substrate-binding protein PstS — MNTSKLFALAAGALVAFAGLTQAAEPLLINGAGSTFDLPAFSKWFDAYAKLDPNTRFNYQSIGSGGGQRQLLNETVDFGASDAPMTDEAMAKGPGKILHLPVVAGGVAIIYNLPGNPKLKLDGATLADIFLGKVAKWNDARIAALNPGVKLPDMEIIVVHRSDGSGTTFIFTDYLSSVSPAWKSQVGKDVSVKWPTGLGGKGSEGVAGQVKQLPGAIGYAELAYANQNKMPYADVKNAAGSFVSPSPESVSAALATATIPDDFRFSMVNPPGEKAYPIAGASWILVYQHQKKADHGEKLAGFLKWAVTEGQKLSAQLDYAPLPENVQQRVLKLVGTIKY, encoded by the coding sequence ATGAATACCTCGAAACTGTTTGCATTGGCCGCCGGCGCCCTCGTGGCGTTTGCGGGGCTCACCCAGGCGGCGGAACCGCTGCTCATCAACGGCGCGGGCTCCACCTTCGACCTCCCGGCATTCTCCAAGTGGTTCGACGCCTACGCCAAGCTCGATCCCAACACGCGCTTCAACTACCAGTCCATCGGCTCCGGCGGCGGGCAGCGCCAGTTGCTCAACGAAACGGTGGACTTTGGCGCCTCCGATGCCCCCATGACGGACGAGGCGATGGCCAAGGGGCCGGGCAAAATCCTGCACCTGCCGGTTGTGGCCGGCGGCGTGGCGATCATCTACAACCTGCCCGGGAATCCGAAGCTCAAGCTCGACGGCGCAACGCTCGCGGACATTTTCCTCGGCAAGGTGGCCAAGTGGAACGACGCGCGGATCGCGGCGTTGAACCCGGGCGTGAAGCTGCCCGACATGGAAATCATCGTCGTGCATCGCTCGGACGGCAGCGGCACGACCTTCATCTTCACCGACTACCTCAGCAGCGTCAGTCCGGCGTGGAAATCGCAGGTTGGCAAGGATGTTTCCGTCAAGTGGCCCACCGGGCTGGGCGGCAAAGGCAGCGAAGGCGTGGCGGGCCAGGTCAAGCAACTGCCCGGCGCCATTGGCTACGCGGAACTCGCCTACGCCAACCAGAACAAGATGCCGTATGCCGATGTGAAGAATGCGGCGGGCAGTTTTGTCTCGCCCTCGCCGGAATCCGTCAGCGCCGCGCTCGCCACGGCCACGATTCCCGACGACTTCCGCTTCTCGATGGTCAATCCGCCGGGCGAAAAGGCCTACCCCATCGCCGGCGCCAGCTGGATTCTGGTGTATCAGCATCAGAAGAAGGCCGATCATGGCGAGAAGCTTGCCGGGTTTCTGAAATGGGCCGTGACCGAAGGGCAGAAGCTGTCGGCCCAGCTGGACTACGCGCCGTTGCCGGAAAATGTCCAGCAACGCGTGCTCAAGCTGGTTGGCACAATTAAATACTGA
- a CDS encoding putative porin, translated as MKHTMTKYTKLALTAAGVAASVACANKATAQSDDALLNKLVQKGILTEAEAKDLSKENDREFSKNLSANLGLPAWVSSFKLNGDFRGRLDYLGSDNSAFTDRYRLRYRVRAGITAKLQDDFEVGLTLGSGDSGGNALSNNTTLENNGTKKPIWIDKAYAKWTPIHDGEWTLGTTIGKMGNPFQLSAMVFDPDYTPEGGALQAGYKINDQHSLQFNTAGFVVDELGGSSHDPYLLGAQALWNARWSSKVDSSVGIAAFGLGNRAGNDAALANGNTGNTQNNFNPYVLSGSATYKLDHFPLFPGECPIKLAGEYMDNPAVSSNGEGYSIGATLGKAGKRGTWDLSYRYQRLEADAWYEGFVDDDNVAYNGGMIHGTNIKGHLVKLNYALTDALTFTFTGYFNDLINAGPANNGGTHIMADLMWKF; from the coding sequence ATGAAACACACCATGACCAAATACACGAAACTCGCACTGACCGCCGCCGGCGTCGCCGCCTCCGTGGCCTGCGCCAACAAGGCAACGGCCCAGTCGGATGACGCGCTGCTCAACAAGCTCGTTCAAAAGGGCATCCTGACCGAGGCCGAAGCCAAGGACTTGAGCAAGGAGAACGACAGGGAGTTTTCCAAGAACCTGTCTGCCAATCTCGGCTTGCCCGCCTGGGTGAGCTCGTTCAAGTTGAACGGCGATTTCCGCGGCCGGCTCGATTACCTCGGCTCGGACAACTCGGCGTTTACGGATCGTTACCGGCTGCGCTACCGCGTGCGCGCGGGCATCACCGCCAAGCTGCAGGATGATTTTGAAGTGGGCCTGACGCTGGGCAGCGGGGATTCCGGCGGCAACGCGCTGTCGAACAACACGACGCTCGAAAACAACGGCACCAAGAAGCCCATCTGGATTGACAAGGCTTACGCGAAATGGACGCCCATTCACGACGGCGAGTGGACCCTCGGCACCACCATCGGCAAGATGGGCAACCCGTTCCAATTGTCGGCCATGGTGTTTGATCCGGATTACACGCCCGAGGGCGGGGCGCTGCAAGCCGGTTACAAGATCAACGACCAGCACTCGCTCCAGTTCAACACGGCCGGCTTCGTGGTGGATGAGCTGGGTGGTTCGTCGCACGATCCCTACCTGCTCGGCGCCCAGGCGTTGTGGAATGCCAGGTGGAGTTCCAAGGTGGACAGCTCTGTGGGCATTGCGGCCTTCGGCCTCGGCAACCGCGCGGGCAATGACGCCGCACTCGCCAACGGCAACACCGGCAACACGCAGAACAACTTCAATCCCTACGTCCTCAGCGGCAGCGCGACCTACAAGCTGGATCATTTCCCGCTTTTCCCGGGTGAATGCCCGATCAAGCTGGCGGGCGAATATATGGACAATCCGGCGGTTTCGAGCAACGGCGAGGGGTATTCGATCGGGGCCACGCTTGGCAAGGCCGGCAAACGCGGCACGTGGGATCTCTCCTACCGCTACCAACGCCTGGAGGCGGATGCCTGGTATGAGGGTTTTGTGGACGACGACAACGTCGCCTACAACGGGGGCATGATTCACGGCACCAACATCAAGGGCCACCTCGTCAAGCTGAACTACGCCCTCACTGATGCGCTGACCTTCACCTTCACCGGCTATTTCAACGATCTCATCAACGCCGGTCCGGCGAACAACGGCGGCACTCACATCATGGCTGATTTGATGTGGAAGTTCTAA
- a CDS encoding TIM barrel protein → MQSTMSRRSAIRKIAGSAAVAAATTALPQLARAESPAPTKLKGRINHSACRWCYGKISLDDLCVAGKEIGLVAIDLLNPDEFATVKKHGLTCSMVSFPVIDGLGGIGKAFNRIEHHDKLVQAYEKRLQETADAGFERLICFSGNRDGLADDKGLDNCETGLKRILPLAEKLKVTLCMELLNSKRSHKDYQCDHVAWGVELVKRISSERFKLLYDIFHMQIMDGDVCDTIRENHQYFDHYHTGGVPGRGEIDETQELHYPRIMQAIVDTGYKGYVAQEFVPRRPDALASLKQGVLICDV, encoded by the coding sequence ATGCAATCCACCATGTCCCGCCGCTCCGCCATCCGCAAAATTGCCGGCAGCGCCGCCGTGGCCGCCGCCACCACCGCCCTGCCCCAACTGGCCCGGGCCGAATCACCCGCGCCCACCAAGCTCAAGGGCCGCATCAATCACAGCGCGTGCCGCTGGTGCTACGGCAAGATTTCGCTCGACGACCTGTGTGTGGCGGGCAAGGAAATCGGGCTGGTGGCGATCGACCTGCTCAATCCGGATGAATTCGCCACGGTCAAAAAGCATGGGCTGACCTGCTCCATGGTCAGCTTCCCGGTCATCGATGGTTTGGGCGGCATCGGCAAGGCGTTCAACCGCATTGAACATCACGACAAGCTGGTGCAGGCCTATGAAAAGCGCCTCCAGGAAACGGCCGACGCGGGTTTCGAACGGCTGATCTGCTTCTCGGGGAACCGCGACGGACTCGCCGACGACAAGGGATTGGACAACTGCGAAACGGGCCTCAAGCGCATCCTGCCGCTCGCGGAAAAGCTGAAGGTGACCTTGTGCATGGAACTGCTGAACAGCAAGCGCAGCCACAAGGATTACCAATGCGACCATGTGGCGTGGGGCGTGGAACTGGTCAAGCGCATCAGCTCGGAGCGGTTCAAGCTGCTCTACGACATTTTCCACATGCAGATCATGGATGGCGACGTGTGCGACACCATCCGGGAGAACCACCAATACTTCGACCATTACCACACCGGCGGCGTGCCGGGCCGGGGCGAAATTGACGAGACCCAGGAACTGCATTACCCGCGCATCATGCAGGCCATCGTGGACACCGGCTACAAGGGCTACGTGGCCCAGGAGTTCGTGCCCAGGCGCCCCGACGCCCTCGCGTCGCTCAAGCAGGGCGTGCTCATTTGCGACGTGTAA
- a CDS encoding putative porin has product MKLPTTVLTMAIGLLWAWSAAAQSNEALLNKLVEKGILTTDEAKQLKAESEHPAATAFTAKAGMPPWVTAFKLGGDFRGRFDDILPDNQAGVDRLRWRYRIRFGFVATLQDDFEVGFRLASGDMDSALAAGASPLSPNQTLQNNGSKKGVLIDQVYGRWMPLHTGAWKGDVAFGKLPEPFVFSEIGLGIDPDYSPEGGALQLQYELRQGQTLRWINGGFVLDEISLSSHDPFLLGSQLRWESQWASQWSSSLGLMVFSFANVDELSNGAVPNMNTGNWRVLPAGSVSAAAAVPQFKFNPVLADAAITWRAAQVPWSAGPFPVTLVGTYLNNPAAPASADNFGWSAGLVLGRTGKKGTWELSYEYKWLGANAIWEEVVDDDFGGYWASTSGLNFGVNDAPGYYTGTNVRGHIVRLAYSPYDSLTLSVKWYLTGLINEPTVNGGTDPASLVNRVQVDALWRF; this is encoded by the coding sequence ATGAAACTTCCAACTACTGTTCTTACGATGGCTATTGGCCTGTTGTGGGCGTGGTCCGCGGCGGCGCAGTCCAATGAAGCCTTGCTCAACAAGCTCGTTGAGAAGGGCATTTTGACCACGGACGAAGCGAAGCAGCTCAAGGCCGAATCAGAGCACCCCGCCGCGACGGCCTTCACCGCCAAGGCGGGCATGCCGCCGTGGGTCACGGCCTTCAAACTCGGTGGCGATTTTCGTGGCCGCTTTGATGACATTCTGCCCGACAATCAGGCGGGCGTTGACCGGTTGCGATGGCGCTACCGGATTCGCTTCGGATTCGTGGCGACGTTGCAGGACGACTTCGAGGTGGGCTTTCGGCTTGCTTCCGGCGACATGGACAGCGCCCTGGCCGCCGGGGCGAGTCCGTTGTCACCCAACCAGACCCTGCAGAACAACGGCTCCAAAAAGGGCGTCCTGATTGACCAGGTTTACGGGCGATGGATGCCCCTGCACACCGGGGCTTGGAAAGGTGACGTGGCGTTTGGGAAGCTGCCCGAGCCCTTTGTATTTTCCGAAATTGGCCTGGGCATCGATCCAGATTACTCGCCCGAGGGTGGTGCGCTGCAGTTGCAATACGAGCTGCGTCAGGGCCAAACCTTGCGCTGGATCAACGGCGGTTTCGTGCTCGATGAGATTTCACTGTCCAGCCACGATCCGTTCCTGCTTGGCAGCCAGTTGCGGTGGGAATCGCAATGGGCTTCGCAGTGGTCGTCGTCCCTGGGGCTGATGGTTTTTTCGTTTGCCAATGTGGACGAATTGAGCAACGGGGCGGTGCCCAACATGAACACGGGCAACTGGCGCGTGCTTCCCGCCGGCAGCGTCAGCGCGGCGGCGGCGGTTCCGCAGTTCAAGTTCAACCCCGTGCTGGCGGATGCCGCAATCACCTGGCGGGCCGCTCAAGTGCCGTGGTCTGCGGGGCCGTTTCCCGTCACGCTGGTGGGCACGTATTTGAACAATCCCGCGGCCCCCGCGAGCGCCGACAACTTCGGCTGGTCGGCGGGACTGGTCCTCGGCCGGACCGGCAAAAAGGGCACATGGGAGCTTTCCTATGAATACAAATGGCTTGGCGCAAATGCCATCTGGGAAGAGGTGGTGGACGACGATTTTGGCGGCTACTGGGCTTCCACGAGCGGATTGAACTTTGGCGTGAACGACGCACCCGGCTACTACACTGGCACCAACGTGCGCGGGCACATCGTGAGGCTGGCCTATTCCCCCTACGATTCTTTGACGCTCAGTGTGAAGTGGTATCTTACCGGCCTCATCAATGAACCGACGGTGAATGGCGGGACCGACCCCGCAAGCCTGGTTAACCGGGTCCAGGTTGACGCGCTCTGGCGGTTTTAG